The proteins below come from a single Mytilus edulis chromosome 5, xbMytEdul2.2, whole genome shotgun sequence genomic window:
- the LOC139524547 gene encoding deoxynucleoside triphosphate triphosphohydrolase SAMHD1-like isoform X1, giving the protein MSSEQTAKRQKKRLTNMSKILNDPIHGTIELDPLLIKIIDTPQFQRLRNIKQLGGCYFVYPSASHNRFEHSIGTCFLASNLARQLKKRLKKDVNKLGTDGENEKKTKLEKAKMSKNDKLCIEIAALCHDIGHGPYSHLFDRLFNKAMTKKDPSTVTWKHEDVSRMMIDYMIKENGDLKAAFELKFDKETERCIEFIKNLIDGNTKKSEDKAKYYMYEIVANKRNEIDVDKMDYFARDCHGLGMKSNFDHLRYISQCRVMFSSDKPDETTIAVRDKEEHNLYELFHTRIGLFRRAYYHKVTKAVELMFTDALVNANDHFLFQNNKGEDVKMSEAWKYPEVYVKLTDNVFDGILMEKNPKKDMKKAQELINNVYKRKLYKRVYETPPVKKVQEKGEDLENLLLQTELTEDDFAVQKVTYSYGKGTDNPITSVYFYTKDNDTDCFPSTTSKKTSLFLPETFQEEILRVYSKNDEKIEILKKETTECLRQVEIYSVNDSATKQEHRDILPAETGNKQ; this is encoded by the exons ATACTAAATGATCCAATACATGGCACAATCGAGCTTGATCCATTacttataaaaataattgatacACCTCAGTTCCAACGACTGAGAAATATCAAACAACTTGGTGGGTGTTATTTTGTTTATCCTTCCGCATCGCATAACCGTTTTGAACACAGTATTGG AACATGTTTCTTAGCCAGTAATTTGGCACGTCAGTTGAAGAAACGACTTAAAAAAGACGTAAACAAGTTAGGAACAGATggtgaaaatgaaaagaaaacgaAATTAGAAAAAGCAAAAATGAGCAAAAATGACAAACTGTGTATTGAGATAGCAGCATTATGTCATGATATAG gGCACGGACCATATTCTCATTTGTTTGATCGATTGTTTAATAAAGCAATGACAAAGAAGGACCCGAGTACAGTGACATGGAAG CATGAAGATGTTTCAAGAATGATGATAGACTATATGATAAAAGAAAATGGTGATCTTAAAGCGGCATTCGAACTGAAATTTGATAAAGAAACGGAGAGGTGTATAGAGTTCATCAAAAACCTTATCGACGGAAATACG AAAAAATCTGAAGATAAAgcaaaatattacatgtatgag ATTGTAGCAAACAAGCGGAATGAGATAGATGTTGATAAAATGGACTATTTCGCTAGAGATTGCCATGGACTCGGAATGAAAAGTAACTTTGACCATCTTCGTTACATCAGTCAATGTAGAGTGATGTTCTCAAGTGATAAACCTGACGAAACGACTATTGCTGTTCGAGACAAG GAAGAGCATAATTTGTATGAACTTTTTCACACAAGAATTGGACTTTTCAGAAGAGCTTACTACCATAAAGTAACTAAGGCAGTAGAGTTAat GTTCACTGACGCTTTAGTGAACGCCAATGATCATTTCTTGTTTCAGAACAATAAAGG ggaAGACGTTAAGATGAGTGAAGCCTGGAAATACCCGGAAGTATACGTAAAGCTAACTGATAACGTTTTTGACGGAATTTTAATGGAAAAGAATCCGAAAAAAGATATGAAGAAAGCACAGGAGTTGATCAATAACGTTTATAAACGCAAACTTTACAAGCGAGTTTATGAAACACCACCAGTAAAG AAAGTTCAAGAAAAAGGTGAAGATTTGGAAAATCTTTTGCTGCAGACAGAACTCACCGAAGATGATTTTGCAGTGCAA AAAGTTACTTATTCATATGGAAAAGGAACAGACAATCCGATCACCTCAGTATATTTTTATACCAAAGATAATGATACGGACTGTTTTCCAAGCACCACGTCAAAAAAG ACCTCACTGTTTTTGCCAGAAACATTTCAAGAGGAAATTCTTCGGGTGTATTCAAAGAACGATGAAAAAATCGAAATACTAAAGAAAGAAACAACTGAATGTTTAAGACAGGTTGAAATATATTCCGTAAACGATTCAGCTACCAAACAAGAACATCGAGATATTTTACCAGCTGAAACGGGTAATAAACAATAA
- the LOC139524547 gene encoding deoxynucleoside triphosphate triphosphohydrolase SAMHD1-like isoform X2, whose protein sequence is MSKILNDPIHGTIELDPLLIKIIDTPQFQRLRNIKQLGGCYFVYPSASHNRFEHSIGTCFLASNLARQLKKRLKKDVNKLGTDGENEKKTKLEKAKMSKNDKLCIEIAALCHDIGHGPYSHLFDRLFNKAMTKKDPSTVTWKHEDVSRMMIDYMIKENGDLKAAFELKFDKETERCIEFIKNLIDGNTKKSEDKAKYYMYEIVANKRNEIDVDKMDYFARDCHGLGMKSNFDHLRYISQCRVMFSSDKPDETTIAVRDKEEHNLYELFHTRIGLFRRAYYHKVTKAVELMFTDALVNANDHFLFQNNKGEDVKMSEAWKYPEVYVKLTDNVFDGILMEKNPKKDMKKAQELINNVYKRKLYKRVYETPPVKKVQEKGEDLENLLLQTELTEDDFAVQKVTYSYGKGTDNPITSVYFYTKDNDTDCFPSTTSKKTSLFLPETFQEEILRVYSKNDEKIEILKKETTECLRQVEIYSVNDSATKQEHRDILPAETGNKQ, encoded by the exons ATACTAAATGATCCAATACATGGCACAATCGAGCTTGATCCATTacttataaaaataattgatacACCTCAGTTCCAACGACTGAGAAATATCAAACAACTTGGTGGGTGTTATTTTGTTTATCCTTCCGCATCGCATAACCGTTTTGAACACAGTATTGG AACATGTTTCTTAGCCAGTAATTTGGCACGTCAGTTGAAGAAACGACTTAAAAAAGACGTAAACAAGTTAGGAACAGATggtgaaaatgaaaagaaaacgaAATTAGAAAAAGCAAAAATGAGCAAAAATGACAAACTGTGTATTGAGATAGCAGCATTATGTCATGATATAG gGCACGGACCATATTCTCATTTGTTTGATCGATTGTTTAATAAAGCAATGACAAAGAAGGACCCGAGTACAGTGACATGGAAG CATGAAGATGTTTCAAGAATGATGATAGACTATATGATAAAAGAAAATGGTGATCTTAAAGCGGCATTCGAACTGAAATTTGATAAAGAAACGGAGAGGTGTATAGAGTTCATCAAAAACCTTATCGACGGAAATACG AAAAAATCTGAAGATAAAgcaaaatattacatgtatgag ATTGTAGCAAACAAGCGGAATGAGATAGATGTTGATAAAATGGACTATTTCGCTAGAGATTGCCATGGACTCGGAATGAAAAGTAACTTTGACCATCTTCGTTACATCAGTCAATGTAGAGTGATGTTCTCAAGTGATAAACCTGACGAAACGACTATTGCTGTTCGAGACAAG GAAGAGCATAATTTGTATGAACTTTTTCACACAAGAATTGGACTTTTCAGAAGAGCTTACTACCATAAAGTAACTAAGGCAGTAGAGTTAat GTTCACTGACGCTTTAGTGAACGCCAATGATCATTTCTTGTTTCAGAACAATAAAGG ggaAGACGTTAAGATGAGTGAAGCCTGGAAATACCCGGAAGTATACGTAAAGCTAACTGATAACGTTTTTGACGGAATTTTAATGGAAAAGAATCCGAAAAAAGATATGAAGAAAGCACAGGAGTTGATCAATAACGTTTATAAACGCAAACTTTACAAGCGAGTTTATGAAACACCACCAGTAAAG AAAGTTCAAGAAAAAGGTGAAGATTTGGAAAATCTTTTGCTGCAGACAGAACTCACCGAAGATGATTTTGCAGTGCAA AAAGTTACTTATTCATATGGAAAAGGAACAGACAATCCGATCACCTCAGTATATTTTTATACCAAAGATAATGATACGGACTGTTTTCCAAGCACCACGTCAAAAAAG ACCTCACTGTTTTTGCCAGAAACATTTCAAGAGGAAATTCTTCGGGTGTATTCAAAGAACGATGAAAAAATCGAAATACTAAAGAAAGAAACAACTGAATGTTTAAGACAGGTTGAAATATATTCCGTAAACGATTCAGCTACCAAACAAGAACATCGAGATATTTTACCAGCTGAAACGGGTAATAAACAATAA
- the LOC139524547 gene encoding deoxynucleoside triphosphate triphosphohydrolase SAMHD1-like isoform X3, which produces MLLLFINVPLKGRVDTCKQSSEQTAKRQKKRLTNMSKILNDPIHGTIELDPLLIKIIDTPQFQRLRNIKQLGGCYFVYPSASHNRFEHSIGTCFLASNLARQLKKRLKKDVNKLGTDGENEKKTKLEKAKMSKNDKLCIEIAALCHDIGHGPYSHLFDRLFNKAMTKKDPSTVTWKHEDVSRMMIDYMIKENGDLKAAFELKFDKETERCIEFIKNLIDGNTKKSEDKAKYYMYEIVANKRNEIDVDKMDYFARDCHGLGMKSNFDHLRYISQCRVMFSSDKPDETTIAVRDKEEHNLYELFHTRIGLFRRAYYHKVTKAVELMFTDALVNANDHFLFQNNKGEDVKMSEAWKYPEVYVKLTDNVFDGILMEKNPKKDMKKAQELINNVYKRKLYKRVYETPPVKKVQEKGEDLENLLLQTELTEDDFAVQKVTYSYGKGTDNPITSVYFYTKDNDTDCFPSTTSKKTSLFLPETFQEEILRVYSKNDEKIEILKKETTECLRQVEIYSVNDSATKQEHRDILPAETGNKQ; this is translated from the exons ATACTAAATGATCCAATACATGGCACAATCGAGCTTGATCCATTacttataaaaataattgatacACCTCAGTTCCAACGACTGAGAAATATCAAACAACTTGGTGGGTGTTATTTTGTTTATCCTTCCGCATCGCATAACCGTTTTGAACACAGTATTGG AACATGTTTCTTAGCCAGTAATTTGGCACGTCAGTTGAAGAAACGACTTAAAAAAGACGTAAACAAGTTAGGAACAGATggtgaaaatgaaaagaaaacgaAATTAGAAAAAGCAAAAATGAGCAAAAATGACAAACTGTGTATTGAGATAGCAGCATTATGTCATGATATAG gGCACGGACCATATTCTCATTTGTTTGATCGATTGTTTAATAAAGCAATGACAAAGAAGGACCCGAGTACAGTGACATGGAAG CATGAAGATGTTTCAAGAATGATGATAGACTATATGATAAAAGAAAATGGTGATCTTAAAGCGGCATTCGAACTGAAATTTGATAAAGAAACGGAGAGGTGTATAGAGTTCATCAAAAACCTTATCGACGGAAATACG AAAAAATCTGAAGATAAAgcaaaatattacatgtatgag ATTGTAGCAAACAAGCGGAATGAGATAGATGTTGATAAAATGGACTATTTCGCTAGAGATTGCCATGGACTCGGAATGAAAAGTAACTTTGACCATCTTCGTTACATCAGTCAATGTAGAGTGATGTTCTCAAGTGATAAACCTGACGAAACGACTATTGCTGTTCGAGACAAG GAAGAGCATAATTTGTATGAACTTTTTCACACAAGAATTGGACTTTTCAGAAGAGCTTACTACCATAAAGTAACTAAGGCAGTAGAGTTAat GTTCACTGACGCTTTAGTGAACGCCAATGATCATTTCTTGTTTCAGAACAATAAAGG ggaAGACGTTAAGATGAGTGAAGCCTGGAAATACCCGGAAGTATACGTAAAGCTAACTGATAACGTTTTTGACGGAATTTTAATGGAAAAGAATCCGAAAAAAGATATGAAGAAAGCACAGGAGTTGATCAATAACGTTTATAAACGCAAACTTTACAAGCGAGTTTATGAAACACCACCAGTAAAG AAAGTTCAAGAAAAAGGTGAAGATTTGGAAAATCTTTTGCTGCAGACAGAACTCACCGAAGATGATTTTGCAGTGCAA AAAGTTACTTATTCATATGGAAAAGGAACAGACAATCCGATCACCTCAGTATATTTTTATACCAAAGATAATGATACGGACTGTTTTCCAAGCACCACGTCAAAAAAG ACCTCACTGTTTTTGCCAGAAACATTTCAAGAGGAAATTCTTCGGGTGTATTCAAAGAACGATGAAAAAATCGAAATACTAAAGAAAGAAACAACTGAATGTTTAAGACAGGTTGAAATATATTCCGTAAACGATTCAGCTACCAAACAAGAACATCGAGATATTTTACCAGCTGAAACGGGTAATAAACAATAA